One window from the genome of Kluyveromyces marxianus DMKU3-1042 DNA, complete genome, chromosome 3 encodes:
- a CDS encoding WD40 repeat domain-containing protein, whose protein sequence is MSMGEYPDVWNEAESGSKIDWLELASDEAFKRHVKEGEHIKVYRKKKRGFKQFRRLILAQELCSSGEEGAVWCLRFSKDGKFMASAGKDEVLRVWKVISSPSERLEMNQRSISFLKSTTNAISELNGRLARYTVGDPGSGDSYSLNSNSSLQAESLGSASIRGAPSSKQQQQQHQQQHPHLHQRSDGHAPIQNSAGVDGSYFGVFHPKPYASFHEHSDDILDVDWSKNSFIITGSMDKSCKLWHCERETSLHTFVHPDFVTGVRFFPLDDRFFVSACLDQKCRLWSILDKKVLFEYDCGDLITAMDISHDGRYTILGTFNGHIHVLVTKSLELLFSFNVLDKNSELNSHTDENGNSYDSNANGSHGHGSKFKRKLKNRRKLKQGPKITGLEFIRKEYRNSTIKNHDISSWFLVSSNDSRIRIYTLGKELLSIMKGHSNEHSQITAHSLVTRGGKAFVVSASEDHWIYCWKISDESSDKEELSSKDEKGRRSRSGSLRGFCKRRHNDHTPLDTLESRLAGKGHKNNQPNTNSNYIGFHAHHHPITCATMVPSQTSKVLSLSNDLICELTMQFWETTDDITAGDDSKRSNGTSSRAKRSGSFYRETIKNDSNGGSSRSTPQMTASSSLQHLNVDAYPGSGANGVNGGGNDNNAKNQPTLSEFVGSILVSADTTGVIRVFRSDISSNVRQKVLARLAAVEAQMRNSHIPMNATSVPMTKGGSHHGAPHPPGYGLISSNGNTSLNGNEGLGISKIPTNGMNGGGAAGSMGNGNGVASGVHRSNSMLNGIVYIERPTPFPAQGSPNIGREESMVSLSTLQQKSPRARVCNVCGGTNFAADQKAGFSKSPQNMRYFCLDCGALYTSFR, encoded by the coding sequence ATGTCCATGGGGGAGTATCCTGATGTTTGGAACGAGGCTGAGTCTGGCAGTAAGATCGACTGGTTAGAGTTGGCATCGGATGAGGCTTTCAAGCGGCATGTGAAGGAGGGAGAGCACATAAAGGTTTATaggaagaagaaacgaGGCTTCAAACAGTTTCGGAGGCTTATTCTTGCACAAGAGTTGTGTTCTAGTGGGGAAGAAGGAGCAGTATGGTGTTTACGGTTCAGTAAAGATGGTAAGTTTATGGCTAGTGCTGGTAAAGATGAGGTGCTTCGTGTTTGGAAGGTGATTTCGTCACCATCAGAGCGGTTGGAAATGAACCAGCGTTCGATTTCGTTCTTGAAGTCTACTACGAATGCGATTTCGGAGTTGAATGGACGATTGGCGAGGTATACGGTGGGGGATCCTGGATCAGGGGATTCGTACTCGTTGAATTCGAATTCGAGCCTGCAAGCGGAGTCTCTGGGGAGTGCTTCGATACGAGGAGCACCTTCGTcgaagcagcagcagcagcagcatcaaCAGCAGCATCCTCACTTGCATCAGCGTTCTGACGGGCATGCACCAATTCAGAACAGTGCTGGCGTGGATGGATCGTACTTTGGCGTGTTTCATCCAAAGCCGTACGCTTCGTTCCACGAGCATTCAGACGACATTTTGGACGTCGATTGGTCCAAGAACTCTTTTATCATCACTGGGTCGATGGACAAGAGCTGCAAACTATGGCACTGTGAGCGAGAAACGTCTCTACATACGTTTGTGCATCCGGATTTTGTCACAGGCGTGCGTTTCTTCCCATTGGACGATCGTTTCTTTGTGAGCGCGTGCCTTGATCAAAAATGCAGGCTTTGGTCGATCTTGGACAAGAAGGTCTTATTCGAGTACGATTGCGGGGACTTGATCACTGCAATGGATATATCGCATGACGGTAGATACACCATTTTGGGGACATTTAATGGCCACATCCACGTTTTGGTGACCAAGTCGTTGGAATTGCTATTCAGCTTCAATGTGCTGGACAAGAATTCTGAATTGAATAGCCATACTGATGAGAATGGGAACAGCTACGACAGCAATGCTAATGGGAGCCATGGGCACGGCAGCAAGTTCAAGAGGAAGCTCAAGAATCGCAGGAAGTTGAAACAAGGGCCCAAGATCACCGGGCTTGAATTTATCAGGAAAGAGTATCGCAATTCTACCATTAAAAACCACGATATAAGCAGTTGGTTCCTAGTCAGCAGCAACGATTCAAGAATTAGAATATATACATTGGGCAAAGAGCTACTGTCCATCATGAAGGGCCACTCTAATGAGCACTCGCAGATTACAGCACACTCCTTGGTAACAAGAGGCGGTAAAGCATTTGTTGTAAGTGCCAGTGAGGACCACTGGATCTACTGTTGGAAAATATCGGACGAGTCGAGTGACAAGGAAGAACTCTCGTCAAAAGATGAGAAGGGAAGACGTTCAAGGTCGGGGTCTCTGCGTGGGTTCTGTAAACGCCGTCATAACGATCATACTCCATTGGACACCTTGGAGTCTAGGTTGGCTGGTAAGGGTCACAAGAATAATCAGCCAAACACTAATTCAAACTACATTGGCTTCCATGCGCACCACCACCCTATAACGTGTGCTACGATGGTTCCATCTCAAACGAGCAAAGTCTTGTCTTTGAGTAATGACTTGATATGTGAACTAACTATGCAATTCTGGGAAACGACAGATGATATTACTGCAGGAGACGACAGCAAGCGAAGCAATGGCACGTCTTCAAGAGCGAAGAGGTCTGGCTCCTTCTATCGCGAAACTATCAAAAACGATAGCAACGGCGGGAGTTCGAGGTCGACTCCACAGATGACTGCATCGTCAAGCCTCCAGCATTTGAATGTCGACGCATATCCTGGCTCTGGTGCTAATGGTGTTAACGGTGGTGGTAATGACAACAACGCCAAGAACCAGCCAACCTTGTCGGAATTTGTCGGTTCAATACTAGTGAGTGCTGATACGACGGGTGTTATTCGTGTATTCCGTAGTGATATTTCATCTAATGTTCGTCAAAAGGTGCTAGCACGGCTTGCAGCTGTTGAAGCTCAGATGAGGAACAGCCATATTCCAATGAATGCTACATCAGTGCCTATGACAAAAGGTGGAAGTCATCATGGGGCCCCACATCCACCAGGATATGGTCTAATCAGTAGTAATGGAAACACGAGTCTCAATGGTAACGAAGGCCTAGGTATAAGCAAAATTCCTACGAATGGCATGAATGGCGGCGGAGCCGCGGGATCCATGGGCAACGGCAATGGTGTAGCCAGTGGTGTTCACCGCAGCAACAGCATGCTCAATGGCATTGTGTATATAGAGAGGCCAACTCCTTTCCCTGCCCAGGGAAGTCCGAATATAGGTCGTGAGGAGTCGATGGTGTCACTTTCGACACTACAACAAAAGAGTCCTCGTGCCAGGGTATGCAACGTCTGTGGAGGAACCAATTTCGCAGCGGACCAAAAAGCAGGGTTTAGCAAGTCACCTCAAAATATGAGGTATTTCTGTCTAGATTGCGGGGCATTGTATACATCGTTCAGGTGA
- the SRP21 gene encoding signal recognition particle subunit SRP21, which produces MGGFDLDTFITSSLKVLETNGSGTNVVMKYKPGKKRSVVKFRTKNDRLGLSYGFKTRDAKEVSRGLSAMGPTGVSLPLGRVGKRVYKKKVLDLPGMSTLMVNRKVKKAPEQVAAAPAAASKSHEGGKAASKTSTTAPAGGKGGKKKSKKKSKK; this is translated from the coding sequence ATGGGTGGATTTGATTTGGACACGTTTATCACGAGCAGTTTGAAGGTATTAGAGACAAATGGGTCAGGAACGAATGTGGTGATGAAATATAAGCCTGGGAAAAAACGGTCTGTAGTGAAGTTCAGGACGAAGAACGATCGTTTGGGGCTTAGTTACGGGTTTAAGACGAGGGATGCTAAGGAGGTGTCGCGTGGGCTAAGTGCGATGGGGCCTACTGGTGTGAGTCTTCCATTGGGACGGGTTGGGAAGCGAgtttacaagaagaaggtgttgGATCTTCCTGGGATGAGCACGCTTATGGTGAACAGGAAGGTGAAGAAGGCGCCAGAGCAGGTTGCAGCTGCTCCTGCAGCAGCATCTAAGAGCCATGAGGGTGGAAAGGCAGCTTCAAAGACGTCGACGACGGCGCCAGCAGGAGGAAAAGgagggaagaagaagtcgaagaagaagtccAAGAAATGA
- the SSH4 gene encoding Ssh4p has translation MGLMMMMKEGEVNAGNSDDYFRVPDDIPADDAFSLMFLISLSITFGLLLLVLILISVYLTFCGGSDAADSDEEDEGSGSVSFKFFRKGNSLLLDSSFMTPGKFDDEQALLEQEAEELPRMSRFEVELYERTKEFQKMSPPMVKPFGTFLNSQDKQMIKERGIQSYFFLPSINDNVDRNGSFLPSFFVEDKLNVTFTKFNVSSSAIMNYPLPMNRKDAVYFEVKVYKFKPCSNSIFSIGLMTCPYPYFRIPGTAIYSIAYESTGKLRINNAFRADTLLPKLEEGDVVGFGYRYSSGTIFITHNGKKMMDVTHRVGIDLFVGIGAMNAAYTRTYTKDGLFEDPDNVSFRQKWTDVTSSNVGGGSSSSGSQGASHISDVINPQLLEVHDPKDSPVSSDPIELHVNLGQLGFVFIEANVKKYAFGSVYGDIGIPPAYNGDDIKQDMLLQKGEELPPEYPDDEVDFFGGVREHTTESRAAAGSAAGSEARIGVGFGNEAEASASTDQGASTDTPGTVSETAPEAAPEAAPETAPSTAPETAPETSPVTTRKTTPAKKKNKKRKRKNKGSRR, from the coding sequence ATGGgattgatgatgatgatgaaagaagGCGAAGTAAATGCTGGGAACTCTGATGATTATTTTAGAGTTCCAGACGATATTCCAGCGGACGATGCATTCAGCTTGATGTTTCTGATATCGCTCAGTATAACTTTTGGTTTACTTTTGCTAGTGTTGATTTTAATATCGGTGTATTTGACGTTTTGCGGGGGTAGCGATGCAGCAGATagcgatgaagaagatgaagggAGTGGGTCAGTTTCGTTCAAGTTTTTCCGTAAGGGGAACAGCTTGCTATTAGATAGTAGTTTCATGACTCCCGGGAAGTTTGACGATGAACAGGCTTTGCTGGAACAAGAAGCTGAGGAATTACCCCGGATGTCGCGATTTGAAGTTGAGCTTTATGAGCGTACGAAAGAGTTCCAGAAGATGAGTCCGCCAATGGTGAAGCCATTTGGGACGTTTTTGAATTCTCAGGACAAGCAGATGATCAAGGAGAGGGGTATCCAGTcgtatttctttcttccgTCGATCAACGATAATGTGGATCGGAATGGGTCGTTTTTGCCCAGTTTTTTCGTTGAGGATAAGTTGAACGTTACGTTCACCAAGTTCAACGTGTCGTCGAGTGCGATTATGAACTACCCGCTCCCCATGAACCGGAAGGATGCTGTGTATTTTGAAGTGAAGGTGTACAAGTTCAAGCCATGTTCGAACTCGATATTCAGTATCGGGCTAATGACATGTCCGTACCCATATTTCAGGATTCCCGGCACTGCGATATATTCCATAGCGTATGAGTCTACTGGGAAGCTCAGGATCAACAATGCATTCCGTGCCGATACGCTTTTACCCAAGCTAGAAGAAGGAGACGTTGTTGGGTTTGGGTATAGGTACAGTTCTGGCACGATATTTATTACGCATAACGGGAAAAAGATGATGGACGTAACGCATCGTGTTGGGATAGACTTGTTTGTGGGCATCGGGGCCATGAATGCGGCATACACGCGTACGTACACTAAGGATGGGCTCTTTGAGGATCCCGATAACGTTAGTTTCAGACAGAAGTGGACGGATGTCACGTCGTCAAatgttggtggtggtagtagtagtagtgggAGCCAGGGTGCTTCTCATATCAGCGACGTAATCAACCCACAGTTGTTGGAAGTGCACGATCCTAAGGATAGCCCCGTGAGCTCTGATCCAATTGAGCTTCATGTGAATCTGGGACAGCTGGGGTTCGTATTCATCGAAGCCAACGTGAAGAAGTATGCGTTTGGCAGTGTGTATGGTGATATTGGCATTCCTCCTGCATACAACGGAGACGATATAAAGCAGGACATGCTATTGCAAAAGGGCGAAGAGCTTCCACCGGAGTATCCCGATGATGAGGTGGATTTCTTTGGTGGTGTGCGGGAACATACGACAGAATCTAGAGCTGCAGCGGGATCTGCAGCAGGATCTGAAGCTAGGATTGGGGTTGGGTTTGGAAACGAGGCAGAAGCGTCTGCTTCAACGGATCAAGGCGCATCGACAGATACCCCAGGAACTGTCTCGGAAACTGCCCCAGAGGCTGCTCCAGAGGCTGCTCCAGAAACTGCCCCAAGTACCGCTCCAGAGACTGCTCCAGAGACTTCCCCCGTGACAACCCGGAAAACCACTCctgccaagaagaagaataagaagcgcaagagaaagaataaaggTTCGAGACGGTAA
- the RRN3 gene encoding rDNA-binding RNA polymerase I transcriptional factor, with translation MVVDNKQKRQCTAETAGDASKKKRKVEFDIAPQAQDLQGGSEGDSKFAMEMFESFVIRALKDLDNGECSGMESLAMQVSLPATDADRISVEKLTVLLRLLGNNISKIDNSKSGASMIRSIINFEKWWELPGPALSSYISFIRILCSSLPKWWQDVSMALISNFALSPGKTVQHHEMLKYFLKTIPSSIHFIDTYIGKFFPNKNDSKKVLLNFISNVLALTEYCHELRFQAWSLVIEKVISIDVELQNELDELDEDIDDDTGDDDDDDDDDDDDDDDDDDEDEDEQEEATERVNDDADDDMDEDMDDDEDLGDSDDDEAEVEVDGDEVYYVDLSHNIKELSSKLDEILSVITSKLSCALTPESLEEGDGVNIFNTLTSLFKSHILPTYYTRSVQYLMFHVSQQQPELMDAFLVTLIDISFSPTETMEKKIKSLQYIGSFIARAKKMTRTQIVFVTSYLTSWLNRYVLEREEEVDQPGGMERFKHFYAVFQAICYIFCFRHSLLRDGDDAWECELDKFFQRLVISKFNPLKYCNENVMMMFAKIAQHEGVVYCFSIIENNNNERLRGITGKATESGGGSSVNGSWSLATRQQFIDLQSYFPYDPLFLTNYKTMMKDYYIEWTEVSKGYDSDVSEELDESP, from the coding sequence ATGGTCGTAGACAACAAACAGAAACGACAATGTACTGCAGAAACAGCAGGTGACGCctcgaagaagaagcggaAAGTAGAGTTTGATATTGCGCCTCAGGCCCAGGACTTGCAAGGAGGAAGTGAGGGCGACTCGAAATTTGCAATGGAGATGTTTGAGAGTTTCGTGATCCGGGCTTTGAAAGATCTGGATAATGGTGAGTGTTCTGGAATGGAGTCACTGGCCATGCAGGTGTCGCTGCCGGCGACAGATGCGGATAGAATTAGTGTCGAGAAGCTTACGGTGCTTCTACGGTTGCTGGGTAACAATATATCGAAGATTGATAATAGTAAGAGCGGGGCAAGCATGATTCGGTCGATAATAAACTTTGAGAAATGGTGGGAATTGCCTGGCCCAGCTCTAAGTAGCTATATATCGTTCATTAGAATCCTGTGTTCTAGTCTGCCCAAATGGTGGCAGGATGTGTCTATGGCTCTGATATCGAACTTTGCGCTTTCGCCTGGGAAGACGGTGCAGCACCATGAGATGTTGAAGTACTTTTTGAAGACGATTCCGTCGTCGATCCACTTTATCGACACGTACATTGGGAAGTTCTTTCCGAACAAGAACGATTCGAAGAAGGTGCTGCTCAATTTTATATCCAATGTGTTGGCGTTGACGGAGTACTGCCACGAGCTGCGGTTCCAGGCGTGGTCGTTGGTGATTGAGAAGGTGATTTCGATTGATGTGGAGTTGCAGAACGAGTTGGACGAGTTGGACGAGgatattgatgatgacACGGgggatgatgatgatgacgatgatgacgatgatgacgatgatgacgatgatgacgatgaggatgaggatgagcAAGAGGAGGCCACTGAGAGGGTAAATGATGATGCAGATGACGATATGGACGAAGATATggacgatgatgaagatctTGGAGATAGTGACGACGATGAGGCTGAAGTAGAGGTGGACGGCGACGAAGTGTACTACGTCGACCTCTCACACAACATCAAGGAACTGTCGTCAAAGCTAGACGAGATTTTGTCCGTGATAACCTCGAAACTATCGTGCGCATTGACCCCAGAGTCGTTGGAAGAAGGCGACGGTGtcaatatcttcaacaCCTTGACTTCGTTGTTCAAATCGCACATCCTACCGACCTACTACACCAGATCCGTGCAGTACTTGATGTTCCACGTGTCGCAGCAACAACCAGAGCTCATGGACGCGTTTTTGGTCACCTTGATAGACATTTCCTTTTCCCCAACAGAAACcatggaaaagaagatcaaatcGCTACAGTACATTGGCTCCTTCATCGCACGCGCAAAGAAGATGACACGCACGCAGATCGTATTCGTAACCAGCTACTTGACCTCCTGGCTCAACAGGTACGTCttggaaagagaagaagaagttgacCAGCCCGGCGGAATGGAACGGTTCAAGCACTTTTACGCCGTCTTCCAGGCCATCTGCTACATCTTCTGCTTCAGACACTCCCTATTACGCGACGGAGACGACGCCTGGGAGTGCGAGCTCGACAAGTTCTTCCAACGCTTGGTCATTTCCAAGTTCAACCCGTTGAAGTACTGCAACGAAAACGTCATGATGATGTTCGCCAAGATCGCCCAACATGAAGGCGTCGTCTACTGCTTCAGCATCATcgaaaacaacaacaacgaaCGTCTAAGAGGTATCACAGGAAAGGCCACAGAATCCGGGGGCGGCTCATCGGTGAACGGCTCCTGGTCCTTGGCCACAAGACAGCAGTTTATAGATTTACAATCCTACTTCCCATACGATCCACTATTTTTGACCAACTACAAGACAATGATGAAGGACTATTATATAGAGTGGACTGAAGTCAGCAAGGGCTATGACAGCGACGTTTCCGAGGAACTGGACGAGTCGCCATAG
- the YPK1 gene encoding serine/threonine protein kinase YPK1, which translates to MYSWKLSSKFRFGRSKEKDEKHHQKHLEELEQDANDTRSSVDRKATIVPGSATVVQSRASTDTRATSDDNSTMSQGYPQGYPQGQGYGPGSGSGHASGHGTGTFTEGSSSTDVSRESVTVSGAQDLESGDSHFSENAAPNGATGTSTNGHTNGMSSFQQQQQNLLQQQRQQEALAQQQQENTAAAAASAMADSATSPPLTTHSSNGILTVKIYCGDAFKLPLPIAYNEQVLSKLLSSGVDVTSTTQQESLEELIQSMHGLSLLKQDESKLLSGDDASQFIPASVILPGSKNRNSLLYFTIEFDNTIATIEPESGTLNRPIFNKISTFDVTRRLPYLKIDVFARIPSILLPSQNWQETQAAQDPVLSDYVQKIKSNNDIHLDSFQLPLNLKIDSASNIRLYNHQWIDLDAKMGKLNISVDYKPSTHKHLSIDDFDLLKVIGKGSFGKVMQVRKRDTNKIYALKAIRKSYIVSKSEVTHTLAERTVLARVDNPFIVPLKFSFQSPEKLYLVLAFINGGELFYHLQREGRFDLSRSRFYTAELLCALETLHDFDIIYRDLKPENILLDYQGHIALCDFGLCKLNMKDQEKTTTFCGTPEYLAPELLLGQGYTKVVDWWTLGVLLYEMLTGLPPYYDEDVPKMYKKILQDPLRFPDNFDKDAKDLLIGLLCRDPKRRLGYHGSDEIKSHPFFHQLSWKRLKMKGYIPPYKPPVMGAMDTSNFDQEFTREKPVDSVVNEFLSESVQQQFGGWTYVGSEQLGQSMLPDKSFQT; encoded by the coding sequence ATGTACTCCTGGAAACTCTCTAGCAAGTTCAGGTTTGGACGCTCCAAGGAAAAGGACGAGAAACACCACCAAAAGCACCTCGAGGAGCTCGAGCAGGACGCCAACGACACCAGGTCCTCAGTCGACCGCAAGGCTACCATCGTTCCAGGGTCAGCTACAGTTGTACAGTCACGTGCAAGCACAGATACAAGAGCTACTTCCGATGACAACAGCACGATGAGCCAGGGATACCCTCAGGGCTACCCTCAGGGCCAGGGCTATGGCCCTGGTTCTGGCAGTGGCCATGCCTCAGGGCACGGTACTGGCACGTTTACCGAAGGATCTAGCTCCACAGACGTCTCGAGAGAAAGCGTTACCGTTTCAGGGGCCCAAGATCTCGAGTCTGGAGACTCCCACTTCAGCGAGAACGCTGCTCCCAATGGTGCCACAGGAACCTCCACCAATGGCCACACCAACGGCATGTCTTCCTtccagcaacagcagcagaacTTGTTGCAACAGCAGCGTCAGCAAGAAGCTTTGGCCCAGCagcaacaagaaaatacagcagcagcagcagcatcagCCATGGCTGATTCTGCCACCTCACCACCGCTCACCACACACTCCTCCAACGGGATTCTCACCGTCAAGATATACTGTGGTGACGCTTTCAAGTTGCCCTTGCCCATCGCATATAACGAACAAGTGCTCAGCAAGTTGTTGAGCAGCGGCGTAGACGTCACAAGCACCACGCAACAGGAATCCCTCGAAGAATTGATCCAGAGCATGCACGGCCTCTCGTTGCTGAAACAAGACGAGAGTAAACTGCTTTCCGGAGACGATGCGTCCCAATTCATCCCGGCAAGCGTCATCTTGCCCGGGTCCAAGAACCGCAACTCGTTGCTATACTTCACCATCGAGTTCGACAACACAATCGCAACAATCGAACCTGAGTCCGGGACTTTAAACAGACCaatcttcaacaaaatatcgACCTTCGACGTCACAAGACGCTTGCCCTACTTGAAGATCGACGTGTTCGCCAGGATCCCCTCGATCTTGCTCCCATCGCAAAACTGGCAAGAAACGCAAGCGGCCCAAGACCCGGTCTTGAGCGATTACGTGcaaaagatcaagagcAACAACGATATCCACTTGGACTCGTTCCAGCTCCCACTGAACCTAAAGATCGACTCTGCCTCCAACATCCGGTTGTACAACCACCAGTGGATCGACTTGGACGCCAAGATGGGCAAGTTGAACATCAGTGTCGACTACAAGCCCTCGACGCACAAGCACTTGTCCATCGACGACTTCGACTTGTTGAAAGTCATTGGTAAAGGGTCGTTCGGGAAAGTGATGCAGGTACGCAAACGGGACACCAACAAGATCTACGCGCTAAAGGCGATCAGGAAGTCGTACATCGTTTCGAAATCCGAAGTAACGCACACGCTAGCGGAACGTACCGTGTTGGCCCGTGTGGACAATCCGTTCATCGTTCCATTGAAATTCTCGTTCCAGTCGCCAGAGAAGTTGTACCTAGTGTTAGCGTTCATCAACGGTGGTGAGTTGTTCTACCATTTGCAAAGAGAGGGCAGGTTCGACCTCTCGCGCTCGAGGTTCTACACGGCAGAGCTCTTGTGTGCGTTGGAGACGTTGCACGATTTCGATATCATCTACAGAGACTTGAAGCCCGAGAACATTTTGCTCGACTACCAGGGCCACATCGCGTTGTGCGACTTTGGGTTGTGTAAGTTGAACATGAAGGACCAAGAAAAGACCACCACGTTCTGCGGTACTCCAGAGTACTTGGCGCCAGAACTCTTGTTGGGACAAGGGTACACCAAGGTGGTCGATTGGTGGACGCTTGGTGTGTTGTTGTACGAAATGCTGACGGGACTCCCACCATACTACGACGAAGACGTGCCCAAGATGTACAAGAAGATCTTACAGGACCCATTGCGGTTCCCTGATAACTTTGACAAGGATGCCAAGGATCTTTTGATCGGGTTGCTATGCAGGGACCCCAAGAGGAGGTTGGGGTACCATGGGTCAGACGAGATCAAGTCGCATCCGTTCTTCCACCAGTTGAGCTGGAAACGTCTCAAGATGAAGGGGTACATTCCTCCATACAAGCCACCGGTGATGGGTGCCATGGACACTAGTAACTTTGACCAAGAGTTTACGAGGGAGAAGCCTGTTGACAGTGTGGTGAATGAGTTTTTGAGCGAGTCTGTGCAACAGCAGTTTGGAGGCTGGACCTACGTTGGGTCAGAGCAACTGGGCCAGTCGATGCTTCCTGACAAGTCGTTCCAAACCTAG
- the PGM2 gene encoding phosphoglucomutase-2 — protein sequence MNTVNIPTKPYQDQKPGTSGLRKKTKVFMEQPHYTENFIQAIMEAIPEGSQGATLVIGGDGRYYNDKVVQLIAAIGSANGVRKLIIGHNGILSTPAASNVIRTYHEKCTGGIILTASHNPGGPTNDFGIKYNLANGGPAPESVTNKIWEQSKQLTSYKIVENFPQLDLSKLGENQKYGDLLVDVIDSTAAYTQLMKRIFDFPLIKQFLDSQTEKGFKVLFDALNGVTGPYGKALFVDELGLPESVLQNCTPKPDFGGLHPDPNLTYAHTLVERVDREGVQFGAASDGDGDRNMIYGAGPAFVSPGDSVAIIAEYASEIPYFKEQGIYGLARSFPTSAAIDRVAKAHGLSCYEVPTGWKFFCALFDAKKLSICGEESFGTGSNHVREKDGVWAIVAWLNILAIYNKHHPEKEASIKAIQTEFWHKYGRTFFTRYDYEHLTSEDAGKVIELLREYVAEPEKLKGTKFPGNESLTVVEGGDFSYTDLDGSVSSHQGLYVKLSNGVRFVVRLSGTGSAGATIRLYVERYTDDESKYEQTAEQFLGADIKAVIKFLKLKEYIGTEEPTVRT from the coding sequence ATGAATACAGTCAACATCCCCACCAAACCCTACCAGGACCAGAAACCAGGCACTTCGGGcttgagaaagaagaccAAGGTCTTCATGGAACAGCCTCACTACACCGAAAACTTCATCCAGGCCATCATGGAAGCCATCCCAGAAGGTTCCCAAGGCGCCACTTTGGTCATTGGTGGCGATGGCCGCTACTATAACGACAAAGTCGTCCAATTGATCGCTGCCATTGGCTCCGCAAACGGCGTTCGCAAACTCATTATCGGCCACAACGGTATCCTCTCCACGCCAGCTGCCTCCAACGTCATCAGAACGTACCACGAAAAGTGCACCGGTGGTATCATCTTGACCGCCTCGCACAACCCAGGTGGTCCAACCAACGATTTCGGTATCAAGTACAACTTGGCCAACGGTGGGCCAGCCCCAGAATCGGTCACAAACAAGATCTGGGAGCAATCCAAGCAATTGACCTCCTACAAGATCGTCGAGAACTTCCCGCAATTGGACTTGTCCAAGTTGGGCGAGAACCAGAAGTACGGCGACTTGCTCGTGGACGTGATCGACTCCACTGCTGCCTACACGCAATTGATGAAACGCATCTTCGATTTCCCATTGATCAAGCAATTCCTCGACTCGCAAACCGAAAAGGGTTTCAAAGTGCTGTTCGATGCCTTGAACGGTGTTACGGGGCCCTACGGGAAAGCGTTGTTTGTAGATGAGTTGGGGTTGCCCGAATCCGTTTTGCAAAACTGTACTCCAAAGCCAGACTTTGGTGGGCTTCACCCAGACCCTAACTTGACGTATGCACATACGTTGGTCGAGAGAGTGGACCGTGAGGGAGTCCAGTTCGGTGCTGCCTCAGATGGTGACGGTGACAGAAACATGATTTACGGTGCCGGGCCAGCGTTTGTTTCGCCCGGTGACTCTGTTGCCATCATCGCCGAGTATGCGTCTGAGATCCCATACTTCAAGGAACAAGGTATCTACGGGCTAGCACGTTCTTTCCCTACATCTGCAGCCATCGACCGTGTCGCCAAGGCCCATGGTCTCTCGTGTTACGAGGTGCCTACAGGGTGGAAGTTCTTTTGTGCACTATTCGACGCAAAGAAGCTTTCCATTTGCGGTGAAGAATCGTTCGGGACAGGGTCCAACCATGTGCGTGAGAAGGACGGTGTGTGGGCCATTGTCGCTTGGTTGAACATCTTGGCCATCTACAACAAGCACCACCCTGAGAAGGAGGCGTCGATCAAGGCGATCCAGACCGAGTTCTGGCACAAGTACGGGCGCACGTTCTTCACGCGTTACGATTACGAGCACTTGACGAGCGAGGATGCTGGTAAAGTGATTGAGTTGTTGCGCGAGTACGTTGCTGAGCCCGAGAAATTGAAGGGGACCAAGTTCCCAGGGAACGAGTCGCTAACCGTTGTTGAAGGTGGTGACTTTTCGTACACGGATTTGGACGGGTCGGTGTCGAGCCACCAAGGTTTGTACGTGAAGTTGAGCAACGGGGTGCGTTTCGTTGTGAGACTTTCCGGTACCGGGTCAGCTGGAGCCACGATCAGATTGTACGTGGAGCGCTACACGGACGACGAGTCCAAGTACGAGCAAACTGCAGAGCAGTTCTTGGGTGCAGACATCAAGGCCGTGAtcaagtttttgaagttgaaggagTACATCGGCACAGAAGAGCCAACTGTGAGGACATAA